In a genomic window of Pelotomaculum thermopropionicum SI:
- the DedA gene encoding Uncharacterized membrane-associated protein, with product MWGEIGLTELIEEIVKIITGAIAAMGYWGIAIGMAIESANIPLPSEVILPFGGYLVSTGKLEFYRTVLAGTVGGTVGSALSYYLGLRGGRPFLVKYGRYFGFSVKHLELAERWFERYGEATTFFTRLMPIVRTFISLPAGIAGMNFKKFIVYTFLGSLPWSLLLTYIGLKLGQNWKSIETWFHKLDVAVILCLAAVILYLWYRRKNLF from the coding sequence TTGTGGGGGGAGATTGGACTGACAGAATTAATTGAAGAGATTGTAAAGATTATTACCGGTGCTATTGCAGCCATGGGTTACTGGGGAATAGCTATCGGTATGGCCATTGAAAGTGCCAATATCCCGCTGCCAAGCGAGGTAATCCTGCCTTTCGGAGGCTATCTCGTCTCCACCGGGAAGCTGGAATTTTACCGGACGGTTCTGGCAGGAACGGTTGGAGGCACCGTAGGATCGGCCCTTTCGTACTATCTCGGCTTGCGGGGCGGGAGGCCATTTCTGGTTAAATACGGCAGGTATTTCGGTTTTTCGGTTAAGCACCTCGAACTGGCCGAGCGCTGGTTTGAGCGGTACGGCGAGGCCACGACTTTTTTTACCAGGCTTATGCCCATTGTCCGGACCTTTATCTCCCTGCCGGCCGGAATTGCCGGCATGAATTTTAAAAAGTTTATTGTATATACCTTTTTGGGTTCTCTTCCCTGGAGCCTGCTGCTTACGTATATAGGCTTAAAACTCGGCCAGAACTGGAAGTCGATAGAAACCTGGTTCCATAAGCTGGACGTGGCGGTTATACTCTGTCTGGCGGCGGTTATTTTATACCTCTGGTACAGGCGCAAGAATTTATTTTAA